One part of the Salvelinus fontinalis isolate EN_2023a chromosome 4, ASM2944872v1, whole genome shotgun sequence genome encodes these proteins:
- the lrp13 gene encoding very low-density lipoprotein receptor isoform X2, translated as MAFCLLLCIEILEITVLSATAQIPLNCNLGTKPCKDGSECVLHQHVCDGEADCRDGSDEEDCTVACNNGQFLCAHGKKCIDQQQVCDGVAQCQDRSDELDCLNPMEGCVHHCDNKTRCLPDTFLCDGEWDCLDGTDEFNCDSDSTDYLKKHHNVAEDGNNGNNTMSAPVPPKCPFGTKPCRDRIECVLYNHVCDGEADCKDGSDEEECILECERGQFQCAHGKKCIDQRQVCDGVAQCQDRSDEMACLKPLEGCTHHCDNTRCLPDTFLCDGERDCLDGTDEANCADDSCNSGEFRCTSGQCLSVSMRCDGHPDCRDRSDEESCTKPPQCTTKLRCPQSQECLLEEWVCDSEQDCKDGSDEKNCKMVQLKCGDFQWACTSKSQCVPKAWRCDGTKDCADESDEAGCGQVATCPSHQFQCGSTWECLDTAVVCNTVRNCANGSDEGGNCQAKCPDKTQCAHNCYSTPQGTRCGCKVGYRLQEDTVSCVDIDECEGGRPGVCSHLCVNTQGSFQCHCYLGYLLESDGRRCKIAGEPYLLASVQTELFLFGLRSSSLDVLVSSAKKAILSLDYDWRDQKVFWVSLDSESIKWSSLDQKKRGTLVKGIKSDCIAVDWVGRNLYWIDGIGGGRIIAVGLNSTIINSLDQTVILDEDFEQPRSLALLPQKGIMFWSEIGNEAKIERAGMDGSERRVVVSHSLSWPGGLAVDTLGERIYWTDEKLRCIGSANLDGGDIELLQMMETTNPFSVTVYNDLLYWSDTRRRTIQRAHKITGKNREVLLKRPGQPFGLKIIHPLLQTSNESPCENLRCSHLCVLGPGPKGVCKCPSGLLLAEDGLTCTNLVNSPFLLVLSPTVVTQIYLQTMHSAVGLKSWPEHLALPLPNVNEAAMLDYTLQDQTLYLADSGQSSVVLFKLKETGLVPRGQFLQLKGDTVTALALDWITLSVYWSSTKQPRLQVTSSSGEHTAVLIQDIGSLESIALHPLSGRLCFTNLAKQGEGAQVECAYMDGVKRAPVWKDALQPTSLTFSNKGNEIYWADIGYGVIGSVRVDGTGYKEFKTGDGLTAFALSNGMLLWVTDSDTTKVWYRDDPLTKKLWFEVNTEIVSLKAYSKSSQMGSNLCSDGNGDCSHLCLALPGGRTCRCAHDHWPVNVTHCAADHHCPAGSRPCLDGHTCFPLEKFCDGHPDCSDTSDENCESFHYQCFNLPFPLL; from the exons ATGGCTTTCTGTTTGCTTCTTTGTATAGAAATTTTGGAAATCACAG TATTGAGTGCAACAGCGCAGATCCCATTGAACTGCAACCTGGGCACCAAACCTTGCAAGGATGGATCTGAGTGTGTACTCCACCAACATGTGTGTGATGGAGAAGCCGACTGTAGGGATggttctgatgaggaggactgcaCTGTCGCATGCAATAATG GCCAGTTTCTGTGTGCCCATGGGAAGAAATGCATTGACCAGCAGCAGGTGTGTGATGGTGTGGCCCAGTGTCAGGACCGCTCTGATGAGTTGGACTGCCTGAatcccatggagggctgtgttcACCACTGTGACAACAAGACCCGCTGCCTCCCAGACACCTTCCTCTGTGATGGAGAGTGGGACTGCCTGGATGGCACTGATGAATTCAACTGCG ATTCAGACTCTACTGATTATCTTAAAAAACATCACAATGTTGCTGAGGATGGCAACAATGGGAATAACACAATGTCTGCACCAGTACCCCCCAAGTGTCCTTTTGGCACTAAACCATGCCGGGACAGGATTGAGTGTGTTCTTTACAACCATGTGTGTGATGGAGAGGCGGACTGTAAGGATGGCTCGGATGAGGAAGAGTGTATATTAGAATGTGAACGTG GCCAGTTTCAGTGTGCACATGGGAAGAAATGCATTGACCAGAGGCAGGTGTGTGACGGTGTGGCCCAGTGTCAGGACCGCTCTGATGAGATGGCCTGCCTGAAGCCCCTGGAGGGCTGTACTCACCACTGTGACAACACCCGCTGCCTCCCAGACACCTTCCTCTGTGACGGAGAGAGGGACTGCCTGGATGGCACTGATGAGGCCAACTGTG CTGATGATAGCTGCAATAGTGGTGAGTTCCGTTGCACCAGTGGTCAGTGTTTATCCGTAAGCATGCGCTGTGACGGGCATCCTGACTGTCGGGATCGCTCTGACGAGGAGAGCTGCACCAAGCCCCCCCAGTGCACCACCAAGCTCCGGTGCCCACAAAGCCAGGAGTGCCTGCTGGAGGAGTGGGTCTGTGATAGTGAGCAGGACTGTAAAGATGGCTCTGATGAAAAG AATTGCAAGATGGTCCAATTGAAGTGTGGTGATTTCCAGTGGGCCTGTACATCTAAGAGCCAGTGTGTTCCCAAAGCATGGAGATGTGATGGAACAAAGGACTGTGCTGatgaaagtgatgaggcaggat GTGGTCAGGTAGCAACATGCCCTTCTCACCAGTTCCAGTGTGGTAGTACATGGGAGTGTTTGGACACAGCCGTGGTGTGTAACACGGTCAGGAACTGTGCTAATGGTTCTGACGAGGGTGGCAACTGCCAAGCCAAGTGTCCAGACAAAACCCAATGTGCCCATAACTGTTACAGCACACCACAGGGAACA AGGTGTGGCTGTAAGGTTGGTTACCGACTCCAAGAGGACACAGTGTCCTGTGTTGATATTGATGAGTGTGAAGGTGGTAGACCAGGTGTTTGCAGCCACCTATGTGTCAACACCCAGGGCTCCTTCCAGTGTCACTGCTACCTTGGTTACCTGCTGGAATCTGATGGCCGCCGCTGCAAAATCGCAG GTGAGCCCTACCTACTGGCCTCTGTGCAGACTGAGCTGTTCCTGTTTGGGCTGAGAAGCAGCAGTCTGGATGTCCTGGTGTCCTCTGCTAAGAAAGCCATCCTGTCCCTGGACTATGACTGGAGGGATCAGAAAGTGTTCTGGGTCAGCCTGGATTCAGAGAGTATAAAATGGTCCTCTCTAGACCAGAAAAAGAGAGGAACTCTTGTCAAAG GCATCAAATCTGATTGCATTGCTGTTGACTGGGTAGGGAGAAACCTGTACTGGATTGATGGCATTGGAGGTGGTCGGATTATTGCTGTTGGATTAAACTCAACCATCATAAACTCTCTGGATCAGACAGTCATCCTCGATGAGGACTTCGAACAACCTCGCTCACTGGCACTCCTGCCACAGAAGGG GATCATGTTCTGGTCAGAGATTGGTAACGAGGCGAAGATTGAGCGGGCAGGAATGGATGGGTCTGAGAGGAGAGTAGTGGTCAGTCATAGCCTCAGCTGGCCAGGCGGTCTGGCTGTGGACACACTAGGGGAGAGGATCTACTGGACGGATGAGAAGCTCCGGTGCATCGGCTCAGCCAACCTGGATGGCGGGGACATTGAG CTTCTGCAGATGATGGAGACCACCAACCCGTTCTCTGTCACAGTTTACAATGACCTGCTCTACTGGTCAGACACCAGGAGGAGAACTATTCAAAGGGCTCATAAAATCACTGGAAAGAACCGCGAAGTTCTACTCAAACGACCTGGACAACCTTTTGGACTGAAA ATCATTCATCCACTTCTGCAGACAAGCAATGAGAGTCCCTGTGAGAACCTTCGTtgctctcacctgtgtgtgttggGCCCAGGCCCCAAAGGGGTCTGCAAGTGTCCCTCTGGTCTGCTCCTAGCTGAGGATGGCCTCACCTGCACCAACCTGGTCAACTCTCCCTTCCTCTTGGTGCTCTCGCCAACTGTTGTCACACAG atctaCCTGCAGACCATGCACAGTGCTGTGGGTCTGAAGAGCTGGCCGGAGCACCTCGCCCTACCTCTCCCCAATGTCAACGAGGCAGCGATGTTGGATTACACCCTGCAAGATCAGACTCTGTACCTAGCTGACTCTGGCCAATCGTCTGTAGTCCTCTTCAAGCTGAAGGAGACCGGCTTGGTGCCTCGCGGCCAGTTCCTGCAACTCAAAGGGGACACAGTTACAGCCCTGGCTCTAGACTGGATAACCCTCAGCGTATACTGGAGTAGCACCAAGCAGCCACGGCTGCAGGTCACCTCTTCCAGTGGGGAACACACTGCTGTGTTAATTCAGGATATTGGAAGTCTGGAGTCCATAGCGCTTCACCCACTCAGTGGAAGACTCTGTTTTACCAACCTGGCCAAGCAGGGGGAAGGCGCTCAGGTGGAGTGTGCTTACATGGATGGGGTGAAGCGTGCTCCAGTGTGGAAGGATGCTCTTCAGCCCACCTCCCTGACTTTCTCCAACAAGGGCAATGAAATCTACTGGGCTGACATCG GTTATGGGGTGATCGGCTCTGTCAGAGTTGATGGTACTGGATACAAGGAGTTTAAGACTGGGGATGGCCTGACTGCATTTGCACTCAGCAACGGCATGCTCCTCTGGGTGACAGACAGTG ACACAACCAAAGTTTGGTATAGAGATGATCCACTGACTAAGAAGCTTTGGTTTGAGGTAAACACTGAAATTGTCAGTTTGAAGGCGTACAGCAAGTCCAGCCAGATGG GCTCCAACCTCTGCTCAGATGGGAATGGAGACTGCAGTCACTTGTGTCTGGCTCTTCCTGGTGGTAGGACCTGTAGGTGTGCCCATGACCATTGGCCAGTCAATGTCACACACTGTGCCGCAGACCACCACTGCCCAGCTGGAAGTAGACCCTGTCTGGACGGGCACACATGCTTCCCCCTGGAGAAGTTCTGTGACGGACATCCTGACTGCTCTGACACTTCAGATGAGAACTGCGAGTCTTTCCATTATCAATGTTTCAATCTCCCTTTCCCATTGTTATGA
- the rchy1 gene encoding RING finger and CHY zinc finger domain-containing protein 1 has translation MAAPVGCDHYVRSCFLKAPCCGKAYVCRLCHDAEEDHQMDRFLVKEVQCSVCNTVQQTQKTCQECNVTFGDYYCDICHLFDKDKKQYHCQPCGICRIGPREKYFHCQKCNLCLASDLRGNHKCVENVSRQNCPVCMEDMHTSRIGAHVLPCGHLLHKTCFDDMVRTGAYRCPLCMHSAWNMEDYWEQMDKDMAQSPMPTEYQDATVKIICNDCQTHCTVPFHVLGMKCSGCGSYNTAQDGGLIQQLQEPQPQEPQPQEPQQEPEHKPQSPVPEP, from the exons ATGGCTGCTCCTGTTGGATGTGATCACTACGTACGCAGCTGTTTTTTGAAA GCTCCATGTTGTGGTAAAGCGTATGTTTGTCGCCTGTGTCATGATGCTGAAGAGGACCATCAAATGGACCGCTTCCTGGTCAAAGAGGTGCAGTGCTCAGTCTGCAACACAGTACAGCAG ACACAAAAAACCTGCCAGGAGTGTAATGTTACATTTGGGGACTATTACTGTGATATCTGTCACCTGTTTGATAAAGACAAGAAGCAGTATCACTGTCAGCCCTGTGGAATATGCAG GATTGGACCAAGGGAGAAATACTTCCACTGTCAGAAGTGCAATCTCTGTTTAGCCAGTGATCTACGAGGAAATCACAAG TGTGTTGAAAATGTTTCAAGACAGAACTGCCCAGTGTGTATGGAG GATATGCACACATCAAGAATAGGAGCTCACGTTCTTCCGTGTGGCCATCTTCTACACAA AACTTGCTTTGATGACATGGTCCGAACTGG TGCATATCGCTGCCCACTCTGTATGCACTCGGCCTGGAATATGGAGGACTACTGGGAGCAGATGGACAAAGATATGGCTCAGTCACCCATGCCCACTGAATACCAGGATGCCACTGTGAAG ATCATATGTAATGACTGCCAAACCCACTGTACAGTGCCTTTTCATGTTCTGGGAATGAAGTGCAGTGGCTGTGGGTCCTACAACACAGCGCAGGATGGGGGACTGATACAGCAGCTCCAGGAGCCACAGCCCCAGGAGCCACAGCCCCAGGAGCCACAGCAAGAGCCAGAGCATAAGCCCCAGTCCCCAGTGCCagaaccatag
- the lrp13 gene encoding very low-density lipoprotein receptor isoform X1 → MAFCLLLCIEILEITVLSATAQIPLNCNLGTKPCKDGSECVLHQHVCDGEADCRDGSDEEDCTVACNNGQFLCAHGKKCIDQQQVCDGVAQCQDRSDELDCLNPMEGCVHHCDNKTRCLPDTFLCDGEWDCLDGTDEFNCDSDSTDYLKKHHNVAEDGNNGNNTMSAPVPPKCPFGTKPCRDRIECVLYNHVCDGEADCKDGSDEEECILECERGQFQCAHGKKCIDQRQVCDGVAQCQDRSDEMACLKPLEGCTHHCDNTRCLPDTFLCDGERDCLDGTDEANCADDSCNSGEFRCTSGQCLSVSMRCDGHPDCRDRSDEESCTKPPQCTTKLRCPQSQECLLEEWVCDSEQDCKDGSDEKNCKMVQLKCGDFQWACTSKSQCVPKAWRCDGTKDCADESDEAGCGQVATCPSHQFQCGSTWECLDTAVVCNTVRNCANGSDEGGNCQAKCPDKTQCAHNCYSTPQGTRCGCKVGYRLQEDTVSCVDIDECEGGRPGVCSHLCVNTQGSFQCHCYLGYLLESDGRRCKIAGEPYLLASVQTELFLFGLRSSSLDVLVSSAKKAILSLDYDWRDQKVFWVSLDSESIKWSSLDQKKRGTLVKGIKSDCIAVDWVGRNLYWIDGIGGGRIIAVGLNSTIINSLDQTVILDEDFEQPRSLALLPQKGIMFWSEIGNEAKIERAGMDGSERRVVVSHSLSWPGGLAVDTLGERIYWTDEKLRCIGSANLDGGDIELLQMMETTNPFSVTVYNDLLYWSDTRRRTIQRAHKITGKNREVLLKRPGQPFGLKIIHPLLQTSNESPCENLRCSHLCVLGPGPKGVCKCPSGLLLAEDGLTCTNLVNSPFLLVLSPTVVTQIYLQTMHSAVGLKSWPEHLALPLPNVNEAAMLDYTLQDQTLYLADSGQSSVVLFKLKETGLVPRGQFLQLKGDTVTALALDWITLSVYWSSTKQPRLQVTSSSGEHTAVLIQDIGSLESIALHPLSGRLCFTNLAKQGEGAQVECAYMDGVKRAPVWKDALQPTSLTFSNKGNEIYWADIGYGVIGSVRVDGTGYKEFKTGDGLTAFALSNGMLLWVTDSDTTKVWYRDDPLTKKLWFEVNTEIVSLKAYSKSSQMGSNLCSDGNGDCSHLCLALPGGRTCRCAHDHWPVNVTHCAADHHCPAGSRPCLDGHTCFPLEKFCDGHPDCSDTSDENCVHLKGNSVKAKAPTQLPSPSFPISADPGSTSLDNSWLVRNLDAQQCSEKRCNGNGECVETNGGVSCACGLGYSGDSCQDQLTKTMQGPLIYGAVGLCAGIVVISVLAALVKRKTANTRRANHVAKQTSMTELEKGEEAPSTQPSPNSDFAEEVVSSVD, encoded by the exons ATGGCTTTCTGTTTGCTTCTTTGTATAGAAATTTTGGAAATCACAG TATTGAGTGCAACAGCGCAGATCCCATTGAACTGCAACCTGGGCACCAAACCTTGCAAGGATGGATCTGAGTGTGTACTCCACCAACATGTGTGTGATGGAGAAGCCGACTGTAGGGATggttctgatgaggaggactgcaCTGTCGCATGCAATAATG GCCAGTTTCTGTGTGCCCATGGGAAGAAATGCATTGACCAGCAGCAGGTGTGTGATGGTGTGGCCCAGTGTCAGGACCGCTCTGATGAGTTGGACTGCCTGAatcccatggagggctgtgttcACCACTGTGACAACAAGACCCGCTGCCTCCCAGACACCTTCCTCTGTGATGGAGAGTGGGACTGCCTGGATGGCACTGATGAATTCAACTGCG ATTCAGACTCTACTGATTATCTTAAAAAACATCACAATGTTGCTGAGGATGGCAACAATGGGAATAACACAATGTCTGCACCAGTACCCCCCAAGTGTCCTTTTGGCACTAAACCATGCCGGGACAGGATTGAGTGTGTTCTTTACAACCATGTGTGTGATGGAGAGGCGGACTGTAAGGATGGCTCGGATGAGGAAGAGTGTATATTAGAATGTGAACGTG GCCAGTTTCAGTGTGCACATGGGAAGAAATGCATTGACCAGAGGCAGGTGTGTGACGGTGTGGCCCAGTGTCAGGACCGCTCTGATGAGATGGCCTGCCTGAAGCCCCTGGAGGGCTGTACTCACCACTGTGACAACACCCGCTGCCTCCCAGACACCTTCCTCTGTGACGGAGAGAGGGACTGCCTGGATGGCACTGATGAGGCCAACTGTG CTGATGATAGCTGCAATAGTGGTGAGTTCCGTTGCACCAGTGGTCAGTGTTTATCCGTAAGCATGCGCTGTGACGGGCATCCTGACTGTCGGGATCGCTCTGACGAGGAGAGCTGCACCAAGCCCCCCCAGTGCACCACCAAGCTCCGGTGCCCACAAAGCCAGGAGTGCCTGCTGGAGGAGTGGGTCTGTGATAGTGAGCAGGACTGTAAAGATGGCTCTGATGAAAAG AATTGCAAGATGGTCCAATTGAAGTGTGGTGATTTCCAGTGGGCCTGTACATCTAAGAGCCAGTGTGTTCCCAAAGCATGGAGATGTGATGGAACAAAGGACTGTGCTGatgaaagtgatgaggcaggat GTGGTCAGGTAGCAACATGCCCTTCTCACCAGTTCCAGTGTGGTAGTACATGGGAGTGTTTGGACACAGCCGTGGTGTGTAACACGGTCAGGAACTGTGCTAATGGTTCTGACGAGGGTGGCAACTGCCAAGCCAAGTGTCCAGACAAAACCCAATGTGCCCATAACTGTTACAGCACACCACAGGGAACA AGGTGTGGCTGTAAGGTTGGTTACCGACTCCAAGAGGACACAGTGTCCTGTGTTGATATTGATGAGTGTGAAGGTGGTAGACCAGGTGTTTGCAGCCACCTATGTGTCAACACCCAGGGCTCCTTCCAGTGTCACTGCTACCTTGGTTACCTGCTGGAATCTGATGGCCGCCGCTGCAAAATCGCAG GTGAGCCCTACCTACTGGCCTCTGTGCAGACTGAGCTGTTCCTGTTTGGGCTGAGAAGCAGCAGTCTGGATGTCCTGGTGTCCTCTGCTAAGAAAGCCATCCTGTCCCTGGACTATGACTGGAGGGATCAGAAAGTGTTCTGGGTCAGCCTGGATTCAGAGAGTATAAAATGGTCCTCTCTAGACCAGAAAAAGAGAGGAACTCTTGTCAAAG GCATCAAATCTGATTGCATTGCTGTTGACTGGGTAGGGAGAAACCTGTACTGGATTGATGGCATTGGAGGTGGTCGGATTATTGCTGTTGGATTAAACTCAACCATCATAAACTCTCTGGATCAGACAGTCATCCTCGATGAGGACTTCGAACAACCTCGCTCACTGGCACTCCTGCCACAGAAGGG GATCATGTTCTGGTCAGAGATTGGTAACGAGGCGAAGATTGAGCGGGCAGGAATGGATGGGTCTGAGAGGAGAGTAGTGGTCAGTCATAGCCTCAGCTGGCCAGGCGGTCTGGCTGTGGACACACTAGGGGAGAGGATCTACTGGACGGATGAGAAGCTCCGGTGCATCGGCTCAGCCAACCTGGATGGCGGGGACATTGAG CTTCTGCAGATGATGGAGACCACCAACCCGTTCTCTGTCACAGTTTACAATGACCTGCTCTACTGGTCAGACACCAGGAGGAGAACTATTCAAAGGGCTCATAAAATCACTGGAAAGAACCGCGAAGTTCTACTCAAACGACCTGGACAACCTTTTGGACTGAAA ATCATTCATCCACTTCTGCAGACAAGCAATGAGAGTCCCTGTGAGAACCTTCGTtgctctcacctgtgtgtgttggGCCCAGGCCCCAAAGGGGTCTGCAAGTGTCCCTCTGGTCTGCTCCTAGCTGAGGATGGCCTCACCTGCACCAACCTGGTCAACTCTCCCTTCCTCTTGGTGCTCTCGCCAACTGTTGTCACACAG atctaCCTGCAGACCATGCACAGTGCTGTGGGTCTGAAGAGCTGGCCGGAGCACCTCGCCCTACCTCTCCCCAATGTCAACGAGGCAGCGATGTTGGATTACACCCTGCAAGATCAGACTCTGTACCTAGCTGACTCTGGCCAATCGTCTGTAGTCCTCTTCAAGCTGAAGGAGACCGGCTTGGTGCCTCGCGGCCAGTTCCTGCAACTCAAAGGGGACACAGTTACAGCCCTGGCTCTAGACTGGATAACCCTCAGCGTATACTGGAGTAGCACCAAGCAGCCACGGCTGCAGGTCACCTCTTCCAGTGGGGAACACACTGCTGTGTTAATTCAGGATATTGGAAGTCTGGAGTCCATAGCGCTTCACCCACTCAGTGGAAGACTCTGTTTTACCAACCTGGCCAAGCAGGGGGAAGGCGCTCAGGTGGAGTGTGCTTACATGGATGGGGTGAAGCGTGCTCCAGTGTGGAAGGATGCTCTTCAGCCCACCTCCCTGACTTTCTCCAACAAGGGCAATGAAATCTACTGGGCTGACATCG GTTATGGGGTGATCGGCTCTGTCAGAGTTGATGGTACTGGATACAAGGAGTTTAAGACTGGGGATGGCCTGACTGCATTTGCACTCAGCAACGGCATGCTCCTCTGGGTGACAGACAGTG ACACAACCAAAGTTTGGTATAGAGATGATCCACTGACTAAGAAGCTTTGGTTTGAGGTAAACACTGAAATTGTCAGTTTGAAGGCGTACAGCAAGTCCAGCCAGATGG GCTCCAACCTCTGCTCAGATGGGAATGGAGACTGCAGTCACTTGTGTCTGGCTCTTCCTGGTGGTAGGACCTGTAGGTGTGCCCATGACCATTGGCCAGTCAATGTCACACACTGTGCCGCAGACCACCACTGCCCAGCTGGAAGTAGACCCTGTCTGGACGGGCACACATGCTTCCCCCTGGAGAAGTTCTGTGACGGACATCCTGACTGCTCTGACACTTCAGATGAGAACT GTGTCCATCTCAAAGGGAACTCTGTCAAGGCCAAAGCCCCAACCCAGCTTCCCAGTCCCAGCTTTCCTATATCTGCAGATCCTGGCTCCACCTCTCTGGACAACAGTTGGCTGGTGAGAAACCTGGATGCCCAGCAGTGTAGTGAAAAGCGCTGCAATGGGAATGGGGAGTGTGTGGAGACCAATGGGGGCGTCTCCTGTGCCTGTGGTTTAGGCTACAGTGGAGACTCCTGCCAAGACCAGCTCACCAAGACTATGCAAGGCCCACTCATCTATGGGGCCGTTGGCCTCTGTGCTGGTATTGTTGTTATCAGTGTCCTCGCTGCGTTGGTTAAGAGGAAGACTGCAAACACAAG GAGAGCCAACCATGTGGCAAAGCAGACTAGTATGACTGAGTTAGAGAAAGGTGAAGAAGCTCCTTCTACACAACCTTCACCCAACAGTGACTTTGCAGAG GAAGTGGTGTCGTCTGTGGATTAA